Proteins found in one Mucilaginibacter gracilis genomic segment:
- a CDS encoding MoaD/ThiS family protein has translation MKIQVFAVLKDYFDKEFELGGDVADVASLQQKLIALNTDAAGILKICRFAVHDEFVDQNYSLKNNDTICIFPPSSGG, from the coding sequence ATGAAAATACAGGTTTTTGCAGTTTTAAAAGATTACTTTGATAAGGAGTTTGAGCTTGGCGGCGATGTTGCCGATGTGGCGTCGCTACAGCAAAAACTAATAGCCTTAAACACCGATGCGGCCGGCATTTTAAAAATTTGCCGCTTTGCCGTTCACGACGAATTTGTTGACCAAAATTATAGCTTAAAAAATAATGATACCATCTGCATATTTCCACCCAGCAGCGGTGGTTGA
- a CDS encoding molybdenum cofactor biosynthesis protein MoaE has protein sequence MIPSAYFHPAAVVELPALSATPLNVVELLAQAHHPAAGAVVLFSGEVRNHNNGMAVDYLEYEAHEAMATKMINSILADASQKFPLNIAVAQHRTGKVTVGETAVIVITASAHRSEAYAANQYIIDRIKHEATIWKCEYFSDGTKQWGGNCSCCPPKL, from the coding sequence ATGATACCATCTGCATATTTCCACCCAGCAGCGGTGGTTGAACTGCCCGCACTATCGGCCACGCCTTTAAACGTTGTGGAACTGCTGGCGCAGGCGCACCACCCGGCTGCCGGTGCTGTGGTGTTGTTTAGCGGCGAAGTGCGCAACCATAACAACGGCATGGCGGTTGATTACCTTGAATACGAAGCTCACGAAGCCATGGCCACCAAAATGATAAACAGTATTTTGGCCGATGCCAGCCAAAAGTTTCCGCTTAATATTGCTGTGGCACAGCACCGCACGGGCAAGGTTACCGTGGGCGAAACTGCCGTAATTGTAATTACGGCATCGGCCCACCGCTCGGAGGCGTATGCGGCCAACCAGTACATTATTGATCGTATTAAACACGAGGCCACCATTTGGAAATGCGAATATTTTAGCGACGGCACCAAACAATGGGGTGGTAACTGTAGCTGCTGCCCACCAAAACTTTAA
- a CDS encoding SelT/SelW/SelH family protein, with protein MQTHTAPLTATNHTIAIEYCPKCGWMLRAAYMAQELLTTFTGDVFGVLLQPSLVSGTYIIRVNDAVVFDRAAEGRFPEIKELKQLIRNVVAPGKSLGHSDKK; from the coding sequence ATGCAAACACATACCGCGCCCCTTACCGCCACCAACCATACCATTGCCATTGAGTATTGCCCCAAATGCGGCTGGATGCTAAGGGCGGCCTACATGGCGCAGGAGTTATTAACTACCTTTACAGGCGATGTTTTTGGCGTGCTTTTACAACCCAGTTTGGTTAGCGGCACCTACATTATCCGTGTAAACGATGCCGTGGTTTTTGATAGGGCGGCAGAGGGCCGTTTCCCCGAAATTAAGGAACTCAAGCAGTTAATACGCAACGTGGTTGCACCCGGCAAAAGTTTGGGGCACTCGGATAAAAAGTAA
- a CDS encoding PAS domain S-box protein, with protein sequence MELERFYKKLRNSGSVSIAFIYIAISLVWILLRDRLIFLLKSRFGYTNFEALNRGHGFAFVIATGILLFFLIRRHSRQVILNENEYRELYEANPSPMWIYDPQTLKIISVNQTAITVYGYTKEQFLQMTVLDIHPGRDHEKLLAALAGDINTFNHSGVWAQFKNDRSVLCAELSLSKINFRGKTALMVLARDHSLIIAQEKMLKKANHDLANEKKRLTDIQELSKIAAWDYFIEDKQLVLSNEIYHIFGILGKNSKDTYDIFLKTVHRDDRERFMAAARSVLALNNDLDIVHRLFFGHNNIRYVRQLGKLEYRNGKPYKVRGTMQDITEIKQIERENNQINTENRKLATIITKINNMVVIEDAESRITWVNNAFEKFTGYTLAEIQGLHPSEFITRPEDEEEVTSISKAQQRLESFAVDVINHTKTKQPYWVNIEFTPMFEEGKFIGYISVHNNITTRKEKEDEITKQNTVLRNIAWLSSHEIRRPAASILGLTDLIRNADNQTEKDEYLDLLYQSTLQLDEIIHKINNTINEKLPDSN encoded by the coding sequence GTGGAGCTAGAGAGATTTTATAAAAAATTACGTAATTCAGGGTCGGTAAGTATAGCCTTTATTTACATAGCTATTAGCCTTGTTTGGATATTGCTGCGCGACCGTTTAATTTTTTTACTTAAAAGCCGGTTTGGCTATACCAACTTTGAGGCACTTAACAGAGGCCATGGTTTTGCCTTTGTTATTGCTACAGGTATCTTATTGTTTTTTTTAATACGCCGTCACAGCAGGCAGGTAATTTTGAACGAAAACGAATACCGCGAACTTTATGAGGCCAACCCAAGCCCGATGTGGATTTACGACCCGCAAACACTTAAAATAATATCAGTCAATCAAACTGCAATTACCGTATATGGCTATACAAAGGAGCAGTTTTTGCAGATGACCGTTTTAGATATACACCCCGGGCGCGACCATGAAAAGCTGCTGGCGGCACTTGCCGGAGATATAAACACATTTAACCACTCGGGCGTTTGGGCGCAGTTTAAAAATGACCGATCGGTACTTTGCGCCGAACTATCACTCAGTAAAATAAACTTTAGGGGCAAAACTGCATTAATGGTTTTAGCCCGCGACCATAGCCTGATTATTGCACAGGAAAAAATGCTCAAAAAGGCTAACCATGATTTGGCCAACGAGAAAAAGCGGCTCACAGATATTCAGGAATTATCGAAAATTGCGGCCTGGGATTATTTTATTGAAGATAAGCAACTGGTACTTTCAAACGAGATTTACCATATATTTGGCATACTGGGGAAAAACTCAAAAGATACCTACGACATATTTTTAAAAACCGTACACCGGGATGACCGCGAACGCTTTATGGCTGCCGCCCGAAGCGTTTTGGCGTTAAATAACGACCTGGATATTGTACACCGCCTTTTTTTTGGCCATAACAACATTAGGTATGTGCGCCAACTGGGTAAACTTGAATACCGCAATGGCAAACCTTACAAGGTGCGCGGCACCATGCAGGATATTACCGAAATAAAACAAATTGAACGGGAGAACAACCAGATTAACACCGAAAACCGCAAACTGGCCACCATTATTACCAAAATAAACAACATGGTGGTTATTGAGGATGCCGAAAGCCGCATTACCTGGGTTAACAACGCCTTTGAAAAATTTACCGGCTACACCCTTGCCGAAATACAGGGCCTGCACCCATCGGAGTTTATTACCCGGCCAGAGGATGAGGAGGAAGTAACATCAATTAGCAAGGCCCAGCAAAGGTTGGAGTCGTTTGCGGTTGATGTTATTAATCACACCAAAACCAAACAACCTTACTGGGTTAATATTGAGTTTACGCCCATGTTTGAAGAGGGTAAGTTTATTGGCTACATTAGCGTACACAACAACATTACAACCCGTAAAGAAAAAGAAGACGAGATAACCAAGCAAAATACGGTATTGCGAAACATTGCCTGGCTAAGTTCGCACGAGATAAGGCGCCCCGCAGCCTCAATTTTAGGCCTCACAGACCTGATACGCAACGCCGACAACCAAACCGAAAAAGACGAATACCTCGATCTGCTCTATCAAAGCACCCTGCAATTAGACGAAATTATCCACAAAATAAACAACACCATTAACGAAAAATTGCCGGATAGTAATTGA
- a CDS encoding TonB-dependent receptor — translation MLVSRLKNNFFKLRGLVYLPGLVLLLCLPGLLRAQSKLTISGIVKDSTTGEALIGATIKTGQNGGVITNSYGFYSLTVSPNTYTVLVSYIGYKTKPIPVNIDKNTRLDIELTADNALSEINVTAKTKAADNVLSAQMGVNKLSMTDIANIPVLLGEKDIIKTIELLPGVKSTGDANTGFYVRGGNADENLILLDGATVYNASHLFGFFSTFNSDAIREVSLYKGGMFAGYGGRLSSVLDIKMDEGNNKQYGVEGGIGLISSRIKIEGPIVKNKSSFMISARRTYADVFLKLSSDTSINTSSLYFYDVNAKFNYQLDDKNTLYLSAYLGKDDVGVKNTFATDWGNTTATLRWNHVFSGKLFSNTSFIYSKYNYNIANYDADNDIKVYSKIEDFNLKQDFDYFIANNNTLRFGFAVTHHTVVPGDISTSEISSFNPKVIETRYAYEWAAYLSNSWQPANKLNMVYGARLNVFNLIGPGNFNTYNADGYLLSTQNYSAGQGVVSYINLEPRFLASYTFNSNTSVKVSYNHNSQNIHLLSNSTSALPTDLYVMSSNNVKPGIADQVSLGYYRNFNHNGYEFSAEVYYKWLKNEIDYRDNAQLLANSNVEQELVYGTGRAYGLELFLKKKYGRYNGWLGYTLSKTERRFDAINNGNYFPARQDRTHDVSLVNMYGLSKRWSVSAVFTYGTGNAVTYPAGKYRLNGITTYYYGARNASRLPVNSRLDLGATLQGKQHKSYHSSVTFSVYNAYNRKNPYSVIFRDSAGSPPHTEAVETSLFGIIPSVTWNFNFK, via the coding sequence ATGTTGGTTTCCCGGTTAAAAAACAACTTTTTTAAATTGCGCGGCCTTGTTTATTTGCCCGGCCTTGTTTTGCTGCTGTGCCTGCCAGGCCTTTTACGGGCGCAAAGCAAACTAACCATAAGCGGTATTGTTAAAGATAGCACAACCGGCGAGGCACTTATAGGTGCCACCATAAAAACCGGCCAAAACGGCGGAGTTATAACCAACAGCTACGGCTTTTACTCGTTAACGGTTAGCCCCAATACCTACACCGTGCTGGTAAGTTACATAGGTTATAAAACCAAACCTATACCGGTAAATATTGATAAAAATACCCGCCTTGATATTGAACTTACAGCCGATAATGCATTAAGCGAAATTAACGTAACGGCAAAAACTAAAGCCGCCGATAACGTTTTGAGCGCGCAAATGGGTGTAAATAAATTAAGCATGACCGATATTGCCAATATACCGGTATTGCTTGGCGAAAAGGATATTATTAAAACCATTGAGCTGCTGCCGGGCGTAAAATCAACCGGGGATGCTAATACGGGCTTTTACGTGCGCGGTGGTAATGCCGACGAGAATTTGATTTTGCTGGATGGCGCAACGGTTTACAATGCATCGCACCTTTTCGGTTTTTTCTCCACCTTTAACTCCGACGCTATCCGCGAGGTGAGTTTGTATAAGGGCGGCATGTTTGCGGGTTACGGCGGCAGGCTATCGTCGGTACTGGATATTAAGATGGACGAAGGTAATAACAAGCAATACGGGGTAGAAGGCGGCATTGGCTTAATATCGTCGCGCATAAAAATTGAGGGGCCCATTGTAAAAAACAAAAGTTCGTTTATGATAAGCGCGCGCCGCACCTATGCCGATGTGTTTTTAAAACTGTCGTCGGATACATCAATAAACACCAGCAGCTTGTATTTTTATGATGTTAACGCCAAGTTTAATTACCAGCTTGATGATAAAAACACCCTTTACCTATCGGCCTATTTGGGTAAGGATGATGTGGGCGTTAAAAATACCTTTGCTACCGATTGGGGCAACACCACGGCAACCCTGCGGTGGAACCATGTGTTTAGCGGTAAACTATTCTCAAACACATCATTCATTTACAGCAAATACAATTATAACATAGCCAATTACGATGCCGACAACGATATTAAAGTATACTCTAAAATTGAAGATTTTAATCTGAAACAAGATTTTGATTACTTTATTGCCAACAATAATACCCTGCGCTTTGGTTTCGCGGTAACGCACCACACGGTTGTACCCGGCGATATCAGCACATCGGAAATATCGAGCTTTAACCCTAAAGTTATCGAGACCCGCTATGCTTACGAATGGGCGGCCTACCTATCAAACAGTTGGCAGCCTGCCAATAAACTTAACATGGTTTATGGCGCAAGGCTTAATGTGTTTAATTTAATTGGCCCCGGTAATTTTAATACCTATAATGCCGATGGTTATTTACTAAGCACGCAAAACTACAGCGCGGGCCAGGGCGTGGTTAGCTATATAAACCTGGAACCGCGTTTTTTGGCAAGTTATACTTTTAATAGCAATACATCCGTTAAGGTATCGTATAATCATAACAGCCAGAATATTCATTTGTTATCAAATTCAACTTCAGCCCTGCCTACCGATTTGTATGTAATGAGCAGCAACAACGTAAAACCCGGCATTGCCGATCAGGTATCGCTTGGCTATTACCGTAATTTTAACCATAACGGTTATGAGTTTTCGGCAGAGGTGTATTACAAATGGCTAAAAAACGAAATTGACTACCGCGATAATGCCCAACTGCTGGCCAACAGCAATGTTGAGCAGGAACTGGTATATGGCACGGGCCGCGCCTACGGCCTGGAGCTATTTTTAAAAAAGAAGTATGGCCGCTATAACGGCTGGCTGGGCTACACGCTATCAAAAACCGAACGCCGCTTTGATGCCATTAATAACGGCAATTACTTCCCGGCCCGGCAAGATCGTACACACGATGTATCGTTGGTTAATATGTATGGCTTGAGCAAACGGTGGTCGGTTTCGGCAGTGTTTACCTATGGTACAGGCAATGCGGTAACTTACCCGGCAGGCAAATATCGCCTTAATGGCATCACCACTTATTACTACGGTGCGCGCAATGCATCGCGGCTGCCTGTTAACAGCCGGTTAGATTTGGGTGCCACCTTGCAAGGTAAGCAGCATAAAAGTTACCACTCCAGCGTTACCTTTAGCGTGTATAATGCCTACAACCGTAAAAACCCTTACAGTGTTATCTTCCGCGACAGCGCGGGGAGCCCGCCACACACCGAAGCTGTAGAAACCAGTTTGTTTGGCATCATACCTTCAGTTACCTGGAACTTTAACTTTAAATAG
- a CDS encoding DUF4249 domain-containing protein: protein MVKGLPVRLMVAFIMLAGLAACQRVIDVDITSTAPKLVIEANLTDVTGTQTVLISRSVAYASSNVFPGVSGATVSFTEGTTGRVYKLKETTTPGTYAITSFRGRAKTLYTLNVTVDNHVYTASGVMPVGVPLDSLTLTNQIFGSTKIKTIAVNYFDPPNEPNQYKFVLYVNNAQVKHIFDENDNLTDGRVVSSSLYQRDVDIKSGDVVDVDMQCIDANMYSYWDNLSSQGSNSPQASATPANPPSNFFNADVLGYFSVHTVQRKSILIP, encoded by the coding sequence ATGGTTAAAGGTTTGCCTGTTAGACTGATGGTTGCTTTTATAATGCTTGCAGGCCTGGCAGCCTGCCAAAGGGTAATTGATGTTGATATTACCAGCACCGCGCCTAAACTGGTAATTGAAGCTAACCTTACCGATGTTACGGGCACGCAAACGGTGCTTATTTCGCGGTCGGTAGCATATGCAAGCAGCAATGTTTTTCCGGGGGTATCGGGCGCAACGGTTAGCTTTACCGAAGGCACTACCGGCAGGGTATATAAACTAAAAGAAACCACAACACCTGGTACCTATGCCATAACATCGTTTAGGGGCAGGGCCAAAACTTTGTATACGCTTAATGTTACGGTTGATAATCATGTTTATACGGCAAGTGGCGTAATGCCGGTGGGCGTACCCTTAGATTCGCTTACGCTTACTAATCAGATATTTGGTTCTACAAAAATTAAAACCATAGCGGTAAACTATTTCGACCCGCCTAACGAGCCCAACCAATATAAATTTGTGCTATATGTTAACAACGCCCAGGTTAAACATATTTTTGACGAAAACGATAACCTAACCGATGGCCGCGTAGTATCAAGCAGCCTGTACCAGCGCGATGTTGATATTAAAAGCGGCGATGTTGTGGATGTTGATATGCAATGTATTGATGCCAATATGTACAGCTATTGGGATAATTTAAGCAGCCAGGGCAGTAACTCGCCGCAAGCATCGGCAACGCCGGCCAACCCGCCATCAAACTTTTTTAACGCCGATGTGCTTGGTTATTTTAGCGTACATACCGTACAGCGCAAAAGTATTTTAATACCCTGA
- a CDS encoding malate:quinone oxidoreductase has translation MFAFLINTMTKKNKSVESPDVVLIGAGIMSATLGAMLKQLQPDLTIEIFERLDIVAGESSDAWNNAGTGHSALCELNYTPQKADGSIETDKAVKIAESFEVSKEYWAYLVEQKLVESPEKFIRSIPHMSFVWGEENVEYLKKRHQALEQFHLFKGMQYTEDHAQIAEWVPLIMDGRQPDEKVAATRMEIGTDVNFGSLTRSLFTYLTAQPGVQMHMNHEVRDLKQDENHNWEITVRDMGTKKKRKLKTKFIFIGAGGGSLILLEKSGIPEGKGFGGFPVSGQWLKCVNPDVIEKHQAKVYGKASVGAPPMSVPHLDTRMINGKKALLFGPYAGFSTKFLKHGSFMDLPLSIKANNILPMMKAGLDNIPLTKYLIDQVRQSPEDRLEALKEYCPSAVMADWELEVAGQRVQVIKKDPELGGILEFGTEVVTAGDGSIAALLGASPGASTSVSIMLDLLKRCFASKLYTHEWQTKLKEMIPSYGQSLAQNGELTEATRARTSEVLNLVTLQEA, from the coding sequence ATATTTGCATTCTTAATAAATACCATGACTAAAAAGAATAAATCCGTTGAGAGCCCTGATGTTGTTTTGATAGGCGCCGGAATTATGAGTGCCACCCTTGGTGCTATGCTTAAACAATTGCAGCCCGACCTTACCATCGAGATTTTTGAAAGACTTGATATTGTTGCCGGCGAAAGTTCGGACGCGTGGAACAACGCGGGTACCGGCCACAGTGCTTTATGCGAGTTAAATTATACGCCCCAAAAGGCCGATGGTAGTATTGAAACCGATAAAGCGGTAAAAATTGCCGAATCGTTTGAGGTTTCTAAAGAATACTGGGCCTACCTGGTTGAGCAAAAACTGGTAGAATCGCCCGAGAAATTTATTCGCAGCATTCCGCACATGAGCTTTGTTTGGGGCGAAGAAAATGTTGAATATTTAAAAAAACGCCATCAGGCCCTGGAGCAGTTCCACCTGTTTAAAGGCATGCAATATACCGAAGACCATGCGCAAATAGCCGAGTGGGTGCCCCTGATTATGGATGGCCGCCAGCCCGACGAAAAGGTGGCTGCCACCCGCATGGAAATTGGTACCGATGTTAATTTTGGTTCTTTAACGCGTAGCCTGTTTACCTACTTAACCGCGCAGCCCGGCGTGCAAATGCACATGAACCACGAAGTGCGCGACCTTAAACAGGATGAAAACCATAACTGGGAGATCACTGTAAGGGATATGGGCACTAAAAAGAAACGCAAACTTAAAACCAAATTTATATTTATTGGTGCAGGTGGTGGCTCTTTAATATTGCTCGAAAAATCGGGCATACCCGAGGGTAAGGGCTTTGGCGGTTTCCCGGTAAGCGGACAATGGCTAAAATGCGTTAACCCCGACGTTATTGAAAAACACCAGGCCAAGGTTTACGGTAAGGCATCGGTAGGTGCGCCGCCAATGTCAGTTCCGCATTTGGATACCCGGATGATTAATGGCAAAAAAGCCCTGTTATTTGGTCCGTATGCAGGTTTTTCAACCAAGTTTTTAAAGCACGGTTCGTTTATGGATCTTCCGCTTTCTATCAAGGCCAACAATATTTTGCCTATGATGAAGGCCGGTTTAGATAACATACCGTTAACAAAGTACCTGATAGATCAGGTTCGCCAATCGCCCGAAGACAGGTTGGAGGCCCTTAAAGAATATTGCCCGTCGGCAGTAATGGCCGATTGGGAGCTTGAAGTTGCCGGCCAGCGCGTGCAGGTAATTAAAAAAGACCCTGAACTGGGCGGCATTTTAGAGTTTGGCACCGAGGTAGTAACCGCGGGCGATGGCAGCATTGCCGCCCTGTTGGGAGCTTCGCCGGGTGCATCAACATCGGTATCTATTATGCTCGATTTGCTTAAACGCTGCTTTGCCAGCAAATTGTACACCCACGAGTGGCAAACCAAGCTTAAAGAGATGATACCATCTTACGGCCAATCGTTAGCCCAAAACGGTGAGCTAACCGAAGCAACCCGCGCCCGCACCAGCGAAGTGCTCAATTTAGTTACTTTGCAGGAAGCGTAA
- a CDS encoding DUF3857 domain-containing protein, translating to MKTLFTLSLISLFVYHSGLAQQYKTNQAFGQVDMADLTLTSCSFEKDANAMVLLDKGEMTTNVDSVVVNYHMRIKIFNSAGNDAANIRLPYYSRNNLQQITQVEAQTINLEDNHVVYTKVEPSQIYTETIDKYRKAIVFAFPKVKPGCIIEYKYKSKRLGLVNPPAWYFQESLPVRYSELTGWMSKTTRYKIISRGNQPFATDTLEQSDNNKEVSKKVWAKANIPSFTGESFVSSSTANAQCIMFQLNSFEWDTEYKIQNGWHKIAFDLGFDDNFGVELSFRLSH from the coding sequence GTGAAAACACTTTTTACCTTATCCTTAATATCGCTTTTTGTTTACCATAGCGGCCTGGCCCAGCAATATAAAACAAACCAGGCCTTTGGCCAGGTTGATATGGCCGACCTTACACTTACCAGTTGCAGCTTTGAAAAAGATGCCAATGCAATGGTGCTTTTAGATAAGGGCGAAATGACAACCAATGTTGATTCGGTAGTGGTTAATTACCATATGCGCATCAAAATTTTTAATAGCGCAGGTAACGATGCGGCCAATATTCGGTTACCATATTATTCGCGCAATAATTTGCAACAAATAACTCAGGTAGAGGCTCAAACCATTAATTTGGAAGATAACCATGTGGTGTACACTAAGGTTGAGCCCAGCCAAATATATACCGAAACAATTGATAAATACCGCAAAGCAATAGTATTTGCATTTCCGAAAGTAAAACCGGGCTGTATTATTGAGTATAAATACAAATCGAAGAGGTTGGGGCTTGTTAATCCGCCAGCGTGGTATTTTCAAGAGTCGTTACCGGTGCGTTACAGCGAGTTAACCGGCTGGATGTCAAAAACAACCAGGTATAAAATTATAAGCAGGGGCAACCAGCCTTTTGCAACCGATACCCTGGAGCAAAGTGACAATAATAAAGAGGTGAGCAAAAAAGTTTGGGCCAAGGCCAATATCCCATCTTTTACGGGCGAAAGTTTTGTTAGCAGCAGTACTGCCAATGCGCAATGTATTATGTTTCAGTTAAACTCGTTTGAGTGGGATACCGAATATAAGATACAGAATGGCTGGCACAAAATTGCGTTCGACTTAGGTTTCGACGATAACTTTGGTGTAGAATTATCGTTCAGGCTCAGTCACTAA
- a CDS encoding nucleotidyltransferase family protein, which translates to MTTGIIILAAGSSSRLGEPKQNLIYQGKTLLQHAVSAAIASACRPVIVVLGANAQTIQSQIANQAIQIIHNPNWQQGMASSINAGISHLQKTPNIQGAVIMLCDQPFANHTLINQLLQAHTQSGKGIVASLYNNTQGVPAFFHQKYFHHLLALQGHQGAKKLLTAYADDIATVPFDKGAIDIDTMADYEGLLGE; encoded by the coding sequence ATGACAACCGGTATTATCATTTTAGCCGCAGGCTCATCAAGCCGCCTGGGCGAGCCGAAACAAAACTTAATTTACCAGGGCAAAACCCTGTTGCAACACGCCGTTTCGGCAGCAATAGCCTCGGCTTGCCGCCCGGTAATTGTGGTGCTTGGTGCTAACGCGCAAACCATACAAAGCCAAATTGCTAACCAGGCCATACAAATTATACACAACCCAAACTGGCAGCAGGGCATGGCAAGCTCCATTAATGCAGGCATAAGCCACCTGCAAAAAACACCAAACATACAAGGCGCCGTAATTATGCTGTGCGACCAGCCCTTTGCCAACCATACCCTTATTAACCAATTATTGCAAGCCCACACCCAAAGCGGCAAAGGCATTGTAGCCAGCTTGTATAATAACACTCAAGGTGTACCGGCATTTTTCCATCAAAAGTATTTTCACCACCTACTGGCCCTGCAAGGCCACCAGGGCGCAAAAAAACTACTCACCGCTTATGCGGATGATATTGCCACCGTACCCTTTGATAAAGGCGCAATTGATATTGATACCATGGCTGATTATGAGGGGTTGTTGGGGGAGTAG
- a CDS encoding XdhC family protein, protein MKEISDIVQAYQQAQKQGIQTALATVVLVEGSAYRRAGARMLITENGHLTGAISGGCLEGDALRKARLVMAQQQPMLVTYDTMDDDDAKLGVGLGCNGIIHILIEPINRQIPNNPMQLLGIALSKRQNAVLVTLFSLQNRKAAQPGTGLLLTADDTYSALADDSLRATLNTDAAEVLLNGQSVTKTYFADNEYIGFVEYLKPVIALVIIGAGNDAVPLTKMAGVLGWDVTVIDGRANYARAERFTVAKQIITARPHEVLNHLSLDKLTAIVMMTHNYNYELALLRQLLPLQPPYIGMLGPKKKLDRMLAELEEGGLAITAAHLQHVYGPVGLDIGSESPEEIALSIVAEVKAVLSGRKGYPLKQKAQAIHAPEIE, encoded by the coding sequence ATGAAAGAAATTAGCGACATTGTACAGGCCTACCAACAGGCGCAAAAACAAGGTATACAAACTGCCTTGGCCACCGTGGTGCTGGTTGAGGGTTCGGCCTACCGCAGGGCAGGCGCGCGTATGCTGATTACCGAAAACGGGCACCTAACCGGAGCCATTAGCGGCGGCTGCCTGGAGGGCGATGCCCTGCGCAAAGCACGCCTGGTAATGGCGCAACAACAACCCATGCTGGTTACTTATGATACGATGGACGACGACGATGCCAAACTGGGCGTTGGCCTGGGCTGCAACGGCATTATCCATATTTTGATAGAACCCATTAACCGGCAAATACCTAATAACCCTATGCAGTTGCTGGGCATTGCGCTAAGTAAAAGGCAAAATGCGGTGCTGGTTACCTTGTTTTCGTTACAAAACCGCAAGGCTGCACAGCCTGGTACAGGCCTGTTGCTTACCGCAGATGATACTTACAGCGCTTTAGCGGATGATAGTTTACGCGCCACCCTGAATACCGATGCGGCGGAGGTGTTGCTAAACGGACAATCGGTAACTAAAACGTATTTTGCTGATAACGAATATATTGGCTTTGTTGAATATTTAAAACCCGTAATAGCACTCGTAATTATAGGCGCAGGTAACGATGCCGTTCCGTTAACTAAAATGGCGGGTGTTTTGGGCTGGGATGTTACCGTTATAGATGGCCGCGCCAACTACGCCCGTGCCGAACGTTTTACCGTCGCCAAGCAAATTATTACTGCCCGCCCCCACGAGGTGCTTAACCATTTGAGTTTAGATAAGCTTACCGCGATAGTAATGATGACGCATAATTACAATTACGAGCTTGCCCTGCTGCGCCAGCTTTTACCCCTGCAACCGCCTTATATTGGCATGCTGGGCCCCAAAAAAAAGCTGGACCGTATGCTTGCCGAATTGGAAGAGGGCGGCCTTGCCATTACAGCCGCGCATTTGCAACATGTTTACGGTCCGGTGGGTTTAGATATTGGGTCCGAAAGTCCGGAAGAAATTGCGCTATCCATTGTGGCCGAAGTTAAGGCTGTATTATCGGGCCGCAAAGGCTACCCGCTTAAACAAAAAGCCCAGGCCATACACGCCCCCGAAATAGAATGA
- a CDS encoding GNAT family N-acetyltransferase: protein MPLIFDAHTEYVLETDNVLLRPLQAHDYQPLLPFALNEPTTWQYSQVSAAGEEGLKNYIDDALTARQTGKEYPFIVFDKLTESYAGCTRFYDIQPANLTLQLGYTWYGQKFRGTKLNKHCKWLLLGFAFETLGAERVEFRADNNNKRSIAAMQSIGCQVEGVLRSNGLKADGQRRDSIVLSILKHEWLGGVKERLAAKL, encoded by the coding sequence ATGCCCTTAATTTTTGATGCCCATACCGAATATGTTTTGGAAACCGATAACGTATTGCTGCGCCCCTTACAGGCCCATGATTACCAGCCTTTACTGCCCTTTGCCCTTAACGAGCCCACAACGTGGCAATACTCGCAGGTTAGTGCCGCCGGCGAGGAGGGCCTAAAAAATTATATTGACGATGCACTAACCGCGCGCCAAACCGGTAAAGAATACCCCTTTATTGTGTTTGATAAACTAACCGAAAGTTACGCCGGCTGCACACGCTTTTACGATATACAGCCCGCTAATTTAACCCTGCAACTGGGCTACACCTGGTATGGCCAAAAATTCAGGGGCACCAAACTAAACAAGCATTGCAAATGGCTGCTGCTGGGTTTTGCCTTTGAAACGCTGGGTGCCGAGCGGGTTGAATTTAGGGCCGATAATAATAATAAACGTAGCATTGCCGCCATGCAAAGCATTGGCTGCCAGGTTGAAGGGGTATTACGCAGCAACGGCCTAAAAGCCGACGGTCAGCGGCGCGATTCGATAGTGTTGAGTATTTTGAAGCACGAATGGTTGGGTGGTGTTAAGGAGCGGCTGGCAGCAAAGCTTTAA